Below is a genomic region from Flavobacterium ginsengisoli.
TGCACAAATCGCGTTATTGAAATTTGTCTAGAAAAAATGAGCAGTCCGCCACGGTAAAATTTTCGTGGCTTGCGCTTGGAAGCCAAGGACGCGGAGAACAAATGTTGCATACTGATCAAGATAATGCAATTGTATATGAAAATGTAAATGAAGTTTTTAGAGATGAAACTAAAGTGTATTTTCACAAATTTGCGGGACTTGTAAACAAAGGTCTTTTTGAAATTGGCTACGATTACTGTCCTGCCGAAATGATGGCTTCAAACCCAAAATGGTGTATGAGTTTAGACGAATGGAAAAGCCATGTACATCATTGGATTACAAATCCAGGTAAAAATGAGGTTTTATTGTCGTTTATTTTCTTTGATTACAGTTTAACTTATGGTGATACCGAAGTAGCAAACCAATTGTCTGATTATATTTTCGAAGATTTAAAAGCAAATCCTATTTTTTACATGCACTTGGTGAGTGGTGCTCTGCAAAGCCCATCTCCTACTGGTTTCTTTAGACAATTTTTGGTTGAACAAGATGGTGCAAACAAAGATAATTTTGATATCAAACGAAGAGCTTTAATGCCTTTAACAGATGCCGCTCGTGTTTTAATTTTATCTCATTCGGTTAAAGGAATCAGCAATACGGCAGAACGTTTTGAAAAATTAGCTGAATTAGAACCTAATAATAGAGAATTGTATTTATCGTGCTCTTATTCATTTAAAGCTTTATTAAAATTTAGAACTAAACAAGGTCTTCTACATCATGATTCTGGTCAGTTTATCGAATTGGAATCTCTAACCAAAATGGAAAAAATTAAGCTGAAACGTACTTTTAAAACTATTAAAGAACTTCAGGAACTTATTTCGGTTCGTTTTAATATCTCAAATCTGGTATAATAATGAGTTTATTCAATTTTTGGAAAAAGGAAGAAATTAATTTATTCGATGAAAATATTACGATCGAAGAAACTCATTTTGTGGTTTTAGATACCGAAACTACTGGATTTGATTATGAAAATGACCGTATTTTATGTATCGGCGCATTGGTTCTTCAAAACGGAATTATTAATGTTCAGGAAAGTTTTGAGGTTTATCTGGAACAAGATCATTATGACAAAACTACGGCACAAATTCATGGTATTTTAAAAGATCTGCTTGTTAAACGTCCGAGTGAGCTTGAAGCTTTACAACAATTTTTAGAATTTCTGGGCGATTCGATAATCATTGCACATCATACTATTTTTGATATCACAATGATCAATAAAGCTTTAGAAAGAAACGATCTTCCTTCTTTAACAAATAAAACCTTAGACACCGCTTATTTGTATAAAAAGACTTTAATTCAGTCGCATCTGTTTGAAAGAAAAGATCATTACACGCTGGACGATTTGGCCGATAAGTTTGATATTTCAAAAAAAGATCGCCATACTGCTTTAGGCGATGCCTATATTACAGCCATAGCATTTCTTAAGATTGTAAAGAAATTAAAAGAGAAAAAAGCAATTAATTTAAACCAATTATTTAAATAGAAAAGGCTTGAATTGAAATTCAATTCAAGCCTTTTAAAATTTTATTCATCAATAAAAATTCGATACGGAAACACATTTGAAGACCTGCTTTTCAGATTCTTCATAAAGCTATCGCATAAATACTCCCACTCCGAATCAGACAAATGCTGTTTCTCTTCAAGATTTGTCTTGATATATATATCTACGGTTCGGCTAAAACCAGCTTTTACAGAGATTTCTTTTCGTGTGCCTTTTTCTATTTTAATCTCTAGAATTGAATTTTTAAAATGATTAAATCCAAAGGCTTTAATATCTGCAAAAGTTACAATTCTACCGCGTGTGAGCAGCGCATTTCTATAAGCCAGAATTCTGTCTTTGTTGCTTTGTTTGTTTAAGCCTCCGGCTGTATTTGTCATTAAAGTTATACTATTGCTTACAAAAGTTAAATCTGAAGATTCTAAGACTGTCCCTGTTTTAACATCATTTCCTTCTTCTGCACAGGTTGACCAATAGTTAATTTGGAACGAATTTTCCATGTTTTTTTCAATCTTAGGCTTGATCATTAAATAGGGATCATTATTCTTCAAAAAGCTACTTTCTTTAGCCTGTTGTTCAACAGATGCTAAAAGCTGGCTGATTTGTGACAAGGAGCTGGTCATGAAATCTTTTCCTAAGCCTGAAAATGAAGATGTTTCATCCTTAAGCAGATCAAGCAAATTTTGAAGCAGTTCCGACGCAGTTCTCGAATCAAATCTAGAAACGCCACCTATTCTCAAAACAGCATTTCCTTCTTCTACAACTCCTTCTTTAAATTCTTTTATTTCGTAATGATTATTAAGAGGGTCTATTACCGATTCGATATCGAGATAAATATTATTTCCTGTTTCTAAAGCCACGTATGAAAGAAAATTACCTAAACCTATACCTAAAGAATGGCGCTTTTTATTTATTACTGGAAAACAATTTGCTGTAAAAGAAACATTCTCTATTATTTGAGGAACCACTGACTCTGGAAAAACGAGCTTTATCCAAATGATTGGCTTTGTCTGCATTGTTTGTAATTTCTTCTAAATATTTACACTCACTCGAATACTCTGAAATTTTTTTATACTTTAATCCTCCTTTTAACGTATAGAAATTATCAAAATAATATTCGTTAATTTCCTGCATAATCTCATTGAGATGCGAATAATTACGATTTATTATATTTTCAATATCTAAGCTATTTAAAGGTACATTATACCCTTCTTCAACCTTAATTTCAATATTGTCATAAAAACATTTTACCTGCTTTAAGTAATAGTGAAACATTTCTTTTTGATGAGTATTTTTAATATCTATGTAAAGCATTAAATCTTCCAATTCTACATTCTCATCATTTAACTCAATACCTAAAACGATTTCTCCTGCCGGCAAAGTATGCTTATAATCTTTAACAGCATCTTTATAAAAAAGATTCGAAATTTTAAACATATTTCTCTCGTAAGCTATGTAAGCAATGTTACAAGGTGCAAGTTTTACTTCGAGTGTTGGCGAGAGTACTATTTCTTTTATTATAGGTTCCAGAGGATTGTAAATATTATGAAGCCTCCGCTTTACAAGCATTTGATTTTGCAGAGAAGTTTTTCTATTATTCTCAGTTGGAAACGCATGTGCAACTGCCCTTGCAGGTTTTGCTCCCGAAACAACTTCTGGAAACATAATTTCTAAAACTCTTTCTACAATACGAGTTTTTGAATCTTCTAGTTCATGAGCTACTTTTTCAAGTTCATATGATAATGCATTTAGCATCATAGACACTACAGGATCAAACGATGTCTCCATTTCATGGGTCACCTCCAGGATACGTGGGATACGAGGCAGGAGGAGTATTAATAAACAAGATTAGACAAAAACCTTACTCGATTGTTTTATTTGATGAAATTGAAAAAGCACACCCTTCTGTTTTTGATATATTTCTTCAAATCATGGATGAAGGCAAACTACATGACCGTTTAGGAAAAGAAGGAGATTTCTCTAATGCAATTATTTTGTTTACATCAAACATTGGAGCAGATCATATTGCAAGCACTTTTAATGAAGGTAAAATTCCAGCATCAAGTACTTTAATGGAAATTATGGGGCAATATTTCAGACCAGAATTTTTAGGTCGTCTAACTGAAATTGTACCTTTTGCACCTATCAGTAAAGAAAATGCATTGAAAATCTTCGAGATTCATCTTAAAAAAGAATTTACCGATTTATTGAAAAACATCAATATTTCGGTCAATATTCCTATAGAAGCTAAACTTTATCTTGCCGAAAATGGCTATAATACCAAATTAGGTGCAAGGCCAATTAAAAATATTATAACAACTCATTTAAGAAGACCTTTAGCCAAAAAAATAATATCCGGAGAAGTACAAAACGGAGATACTATTTCTGTCTATATCGAAAACAATGAAGTAAAATGGATTAAACAAGAGTAGACATTTCTGAGAATTAAATCAATTATTAAAACACAAAAAAACGCTAAGAAATTAAATTCTTAGCGTTTTGTTTTTTTATTCTAAAACCAAACCTATTTGCCCATCGTCATCTAATTCTGTTTCTACAGGATCATCTTCTGAAATTTCAGGTTTTTCAGGAATTTCTTCGACTGGTTCTTCGTAAGGAAGCGGGTCTAATAAATTCACTTGTTTTAATTTATCTGTTGTTAATTGATTTCCTAAAGCTTTGAAACCTTTTACGGCTATAAAGTCTTCAACATCTATATGAAGATCTTCTTTTTGAACTCCTTTTACTTTTGCAAAAACCAATTGTGCTACAGGACGATAATCTGTAGAAACGATTTCTAACTGTGAATTTGGATGATCGGTAATAAAGCTTTCTTCTTTTCCTTCATTTTCTACAAGGAAACGTTTCAAGAAATAACGTTCTTTTTCTCCATCGTAATAAATAGCAGAAATTGGTTTTTTAGGTTTCCATTTTTCCAAAACAATCATATCTTCCTCAAAGTGAGTTGATAATTCCGGAATAATAACTTTTAATTTACCTGACTGACTGATAACTAAAATTTTATCGCTTGGTTTAAATTCGCCCAACAACTCTCCTCTCGCATCAACATTTAAACGTTTTACGGTATCATCAAACCAAACTTTTCTTGGTAATAAAGTCGAAATTCCTTTTTCTTTTAATTCGATTTTCTTGATTGGATATTTTGTAACCAAATTTCCTTTCGAACCACGTCCTTTAATCGCTAAATTAGCAAAATCAATATCGAATTTCAGCTTCTTAATCGTTCCAACCTGACGCAATAAGATAGTCACAACTTCAGCTTCTCCGTTTGGATTATGCGAAAAATAAACTACCTGAGAACCATTTGTTCCATTTGTTAAATCGTAGGCTTTATCACGTGTTACTCCAGTAACATTAAAACGCTTTATGTATGATGGACCTGATTTACCATCACGATACATCATGTTATAAATAGTTCGTTTATCATTTTTATCAAAAACGGTCGCGTGAATAATATCTTTTCCTATAAAAGTCTTAGAATCTACTTTTGTAATCATCAATGTTCCATCGCGCAAAAATACGATAACATCATCAATATCAGAACAATCACCTACGTATTCATCTTTCTTTAAACTTGTTCCCACAAAACCTTCTTCGCGGTTTACGTATAATTTTGTGTTACGTAAAACTACTTTTGTAGCCTCTACATTATCAAAAACTCGAAGCTCGGTTTTACGTTCACGTCCTTTTCCATATTTCTCTTTCAATTTGGTAAAATACCCAATCGCAAAATCTGTAAGATGCTCTAGATTGTATTCTACCTCTTTCATTTCTTCTTCTAATCTCGAAATCAATTCGTCTGCTTTATCAGAATCGAAACGCGTAATACGAAT
It encodes:
- a CDS encoding 3'-5' exonuclease — protein: MSLFNFWKKEEINLFDENITIEETHFVVLDTETTGFDYENDRILCIGALVLQNGIINVQESFEVYLEQDHYDKTTAQIHGILKDLLVKRPSELEALQQFLEFLGDSIIIAHHTIFDITMINKALERNDLPSLTNKTLDTAYLYKKTLIQSHLFERKDHYTLDDLADKFDISKKDRHTALGDAYITAIAFLKIVKKLKEKKAINLNQLFK
- a CDS encoding type VI secretion system baseplate subunit TssF, with translation MMLNALSYELEKVAHELEDSKTRIVERVLEIMFPEVVSGAKPARAVAHAFPTENNRKTSLQNQMLVKRRLHNIYNPLEPIIKEIVLSPTLEVKLAPCNIAYIAYERNMFKISNLFYKDAVKDYKHTLPAGEIVLGIELNDENVELEDLMLYIDIKNTHQKEMFHYYLKQVKCFYDNIEIKVEEGYNVPLNSLDIENIINRNYSHLNEIMQEINEYYFDNFYTLKGGLKYKKISEYSSECKYLEEITNNADKANHLDKARFSRVSGSSNNRECFFYSKLFSSNK